One genomic segment of Hevea brasiliensis isolate MT/VB/25A 57/8 chromosome 3, ASM3005281v1, whole genome shotgun sequence includes these proteins:
- the LOC110659178 gene encoding uncharacterized protein LOC110659178 produces MDFLGKKEDYPPTAKNWLDRTEWVLKQLHGTPEQNLEGAVSLFQDDAYQWWDTVFREVQLDQITWDFFLTEFRKKYVSNAYLEERRREFMSLRQRQLSVAEYERECIRLSRYGREIVPIEVERCRRVEEGLNDNIKLLIIALTITDFAQLVEAALKVERGSIQTPDQGQSQRPRSQFTLRKGQSTPSVGSSLGIVYRGPAPAVSSACPHCHKWHKVECRRDTGGCFQCGSTEHQIRDCPRRTATAAPIQADKPASIAQRGRRPDKSEAVGTSQRPASESVESPETRAPTKAYAMRAQEEQDDLDVIKEMFSLHDILVYALIEKDYTENS; encoded by the exons atggACTTTCTGGGAAAGAAGGAAGATTATCCTCCAACAGCCAAAAACTGGCTAGACAGAACAGAATGGGTACTGAAACAACTTCAcggcaccccagagcagaacctagagggtgCTGTATCCCTATTCCAGGACgatgcctatcaatggtgggacacagtatttaGGGAGGTGCAACTTGACcaaatcacctgggatttcttcctcacggAGTTCCGAAAGAAGTATGTTAGTAATGCGTATCTGGAAGAGAGGAGAAGAGAATTCATgagtctgaggcagagacagttatcagtggcagaatatgagagagaatgTATCAGACTGAGTCggtatggaagggaaatagtacCCATAGAGGTTGAGAGGTGCAGAAGAGTCgaagaagggctaaatgacaatattaaattGCTTATTATTGCATTGACGATTACGGACTTTGCTCAGTTGGTTGAAGCTGCACTAAAAGTAGAAAGG GGTTCTATTCAGACACCAGATCAGGGCCAGTCTCAGAGGCCCAGATCTCAGTTCACATTGAGGAAAGgccaatccacaccatcagtgggcagttcTCTAGGGATAGTgtataggggaccagccccagcagtcTCTTCAGCCTGTCCACACTGCCATAAGTGGCACAAGGTTGAATGTAGGCGAGATACTGGGGGTTGCTTCCAGTGTGGGTCTACTGAGCACCAAATCAGAGATTGCCCAAGGaggactgctacagctgctccaatacAAGCTGACAAACCTGCCTCTAtagctcaaaggggtagaaggccggataaatctgaggcagttggaACTTCACAGAGGCCAGCATCAGAGTCAGTTGAGAGTCCAGAAACCAGGGCACCAACAAAGGCATATGCTATGagggctcaagaggagcaagatgaccTAGATGTCATCAAGGAGATGTTCTCTCTCCATGACATACTTGtttatgcattg